A genomic segment from Blastococcus sp. PRF04-17 encodes:
- a CDS encoding DUF1059 domain-containing protein, translating to MKELKCRDAGFDCDAVVRGDTVDEVMAQAGPHAKEVHGVDVTPEMHRQLATLVRDA from the coding sequence GTGAAGGAACTGAAGTGCCGCGATGCCGGGTTCGACTGCGACGCCGTCGTCCGCGGGGACACGGTCGACGAGGTGATGGCGCAGGCCGGACCGCACGCCAAAGAGGTGCACGGCGTCGACGTCACGCCGGAGATGCACCGGCAACTCGCGACGCTCGTCCGCGACGCCTGA
- a CDS encoding prepilin peptidase, whose amino-acid sequence MTVLLALVVPFGMAVGYVVNRAAGRFPWDEPASARYAAPSPVVELVTALLFFLAVARFGLSWELPAYLFLAAVGVLLAAIDLRHRLLPNRVVVPSIGIGAGLLALAAAVEQDGPALLRAVLGAVVLFALFLVLALIAPSGLGMGDVKLAALLGLFLGWVGWQAVFVAAAASFVVQAVLALVLLATRRIGLKGQLPFGPAMLLATVLALGWSAPSLH is encoded by the coding sequence GTGACGGTCCTCCTCGCCCTCGTCGTCCCGTTCGGGATGGCCGTCGGGTACGTCGTCAACCGCGCCGCGGGGCGCTTTCCGTGGGACGAGCCGGCCTCCGCCAGGTACGCCGCGCCGTCGCCGGTCGTCGAGCTGGTGACGGCGCTGCTGTTCTTCCTCGCCGTCGCGCGCTTCGGCCTCTCGTGGGAACTGCCGGCCTACCTCTTCCTGGCCGCGGTCGGCGTGCTGCTCGCCGCGATCGACCTCCGCCACCGGCTGCTGCCCAACCGCGTCGTGGTTCCCTCCATCGGCATCGGCGCCGGTCTGCTCGCGCTCGCGGCGGCCGTCGAGCAGGACGGCCCGGCGCTGCTGCGGGCAGTGCTCGGCGCCGTCGTCCTCTTCGCGCTGTTCCTCGTCCTCGCGCTGATCGCGCCCTCGGGCCTGGGCATGGGCGATGTCAAGCTCGCCGCCCTGCTGGGGCTGTTCCTCGGCTGGGTGGGCTGGCAGGCGGTGTTCGTGGCCGCGGCGGCCAGTTTCGTCGTCCAGGCAGTCCTCGCCCTCGTCCTGCTGGCCACCCGGCGCATCGGGCTGAAGGGACAGCTGCCGTTCGGGCCGGCGATGCTGCTCGCGACCGTCCTGGCACTGGGCTGGAGCGCACCTTCCCTTCACTGA
- a CDS encoding AAA family ATPase: protein MSRVVLAGAGEELVLRVKQATDGDVSVLPPGRLPGDPARLFEQLVDGELPDVLLIGPHAPAPEVLTLAARLDVQSPGIAVVLMADPSPEMWQAAMRAGIRDLLPPDADVPEIHAAVERAARAAAGRRRVLRPVSETERYAGRVITIASPKGGVGKTTVSTNLAIGLTAAAPQSTVLVDLDVQFGDVASALGLTPEYTLPDAVRGPASEDTMVLKTFLTQHPSGLYAVCGSESPAAGDTVTGEDVTRLLASLAREFRYVVVDTAPGLSEQTLAALDRASDVVMLTSMDVPGVRGLRKELDVLRELAMIPAGRHVVMNFADPKGGLSVRDVELAIGTGVDVVLPRSASVPASTNQGVPLIRSGRRRDPMVKELTRLVSRFSATPLKAPRGRAKHRAAG, encoded by the coding sequence ATGAGCCGCGTCGTGCTGGCCGGAGCCGGCGAGGAGCTGGTCCTGCGGGTCAAGCAGGCCACCGACGGGGACGTCTCCGTCCTGCCGCCCGGGCGGCTGCCCGGTGACCCCGCGCGGCTGTTCGAGCAGCTGGTGGACGGCGAGCTGCCCGACGTGCTGCTGATCGGGCCGCACGCGCCGGCGCCGGAGGTGCTCACGCTGGCCGCACGGCTCGACGTGCAGAGCCCCGGCATCGCCGTCGTCCTCATGGCCGACCCGTCGCCGGAGATGTGGCAGGCGGCGATGCGCGCCGGCATCCGCGACCTGCTGCCGCCCGACGCCGACGTCCCGGAGATCCATGCGGCCGTCGAGCGCGCCGCCCGCGCCGCCGCCGGCCGGCGGCGGGTGCTGCGGCCGGTCAGCGAGACCGAGCGCTACGCCGGCCGGGTCATCACCATCGCCTCCCCGAAGGGCGGGGTGGGCAAGACCACGGTGTCGACCAACCTCGCCATCGGGCTGACCGCGGCGGCACCGCAGTCGACGGTCCTGGTCGACCTCGACGTCCAGTTCGGGGACGTCGCCTCGGCGCTGGGCCTGACGCCCGAGTACACGCTGCCCGACGCCGTCCGCGGCCCGGCCAGCGAGGACACGATGGTGCTGAAGACGTTCCTCACCCAGCACCCGAGCGGCCTCTACGCCGTCTGCGGCTCCGAGTCGCCGGCCGCCGGGGACACGGTGACCGGGGAGGACGTGACCCGCCTGCTCGCGTCGCTGGCGCGGGAGTTCCGCTACGTCGTCGTCGACACCGCGCCCGGCCTGTCCGAGCAGACCCTCGCCGCCCTCGACCGCGCCTCCGACGTGGTGATGCTGACCAGCATGGACGTCCCGGGGGTGCGCGGACTGCGCAAGGAGCTCGACGTGCTGCGCGAACTGGCGATGATCCCGGCCGGCCGGCACGTGGTGATGAACTTCGCCGACCCCAAGGGCGGGCTCTCGGTCCGGGACGTCGAGCTGGCCATCGGCACGGGGGTGGACGTCGTCCTGCCCCGCTCGGCGTCGGTGCCGGCGTCGACCAACCAGGGTGTGCCGCTGATCCGCAGCGGGCGACGCCGCGACCCGATGGTCAAGGAGCTCACGCGGCTGGTCTCCCGCTTCTCGGCGACCCCGCTCAAGGCACCGCGTGGCCGGGCCAAGCACCGGGCGGCCGGCTGA
- a CDS encoding TadE/TadG family type IV pilus assembly protein produces MRERIDDERGATAVEFAFIVPLLIVLVLGIAEFGHAFQVQGTLSAAAREGVRAMALQNDQGAAIAAVQDAASSLDPAVTAAHITITPDVCPTTGGGTTNVRLTIDYPMPYLTGFFGSSLTLNGTGVMRCNG; encoded by the coding sequence ATGCGCGAGCGGATCGACGACGAACGGGGTGCGACCGCGGTGGAGTTCGCCTTCATCGTGCCGCTGCTGATCGTGCTGGTGCTGGGGATCGCCGAGTTCGGCCACGCCTTCCAGGTCCAGGGCACGCTGTCGGCCGCCGCCCGCGAGGGCGTCCGCGCCATGGCGCTGCAGAACGACCAGGGCGCGGCCATCGCCGCGGTGCAGGACGCCGCGAGCTCGCTGGACCCGGCGGTCACCGCGGCGCACATCACCATCACCCCGGACGTCTGTCCCACGACCGGCGGCGGCACCACCAACGTCCGGCTGACCATCGACTACCCGATGCCGTACCTCACCGGCTTCTTCGGCTCGAGCCTGACCCTGAACGGGACGGGGGTCATGCGATGCAACGGCTGA
- a CDS encoding pilus assembly protein TadG-related protein yields the protein MQRLTSRLSRRLGDERGATAAVFALILVPVLGFAAIAVDVGALYAEKARLQVAADAAAIAVAQDCSRGNCGDMLATAQALITANNGEGTAEYPVLSTDPLSVTVTGSTPKEHWFAPVLGHDATAVSATAEVGWGSPSRGTAVLPLTFSWCAFRAQTGGGLPSGTTEHVVKLSKSAGLPDCTGPSGNVVPGGFGFLATDGSCEVTSSLDQEMTSSTGNTPPSGCDQADFAAHVGRTVLLPIFDEFGGTGSNAWYRVYGYAAFTLTGYDFGGQYTTGKKVCGATGSDRCVTGYFTRFVELSDAWDYSPDAPSMGSSILRLIR from the coding sequence ATGCAACGGCTGACCTCCCGCCTGTCCCGCCGGCTCGGCGACGAGCGCGGCGCAACCGCCGCGGTCTTCGCGCTGATCCTCGTGCCGGTGCTCGGCTTCGCGGCCATCGCCGTCGACGTCGGCGCCCTCTACGCCGAGAAGGCGCGCCTGCAGGTCGCCGCGGACGCCGCCGCGATCGCCGTCGCGCAGGACTGCTCGCGCGGCAACTGCGGCGACATGCTGGCCACCGCGCAGGCTCTCATCACCGCCAACAACGGCGAGGGCACCGCTGAGTACCCCGTGCTGAGCACCGACCCGCTGAGCGTGACCGTCACCGGCAGCACGCCGAAGGAGCACTGGTTCGCCCCGGTCCTGGGGCACGACGCGACCGCGGTCTCGGCGACGGCCGAGGTCGGCTGGGGGAGCCCCAGCCGGGGTACCGCCGTCCTCCCGCTGACCTTCTCCTGGTGCGCCTTCCGTGCGCAGACCGGTGGCGGGCTGCCCTCCGGCACCACCGAGCACGTGGTCAAGCTCAGCAAGTCCGCGGGCCTGCCCGACTGCACCGGCCCTTCGGGCAACGTCGTCCCCGGCGGGTTCGGCTTCCTGGCCACCGACGGGTCCTGCGAGGTCACCAGCTCGCTGGACCAGGAGATGACGTCGTCCACCGGCAACACGCCGCCCTCGGGCTGCGACCAGGCGGACTTCGCCGCTCACGTGGGCCGGACGGTGCTGCTGCCCATCTTCGACGAGTTCGGCGGCACCGGCAGCAACGCCTGGTACCGCGTGTACGGCTACGCCGCGTTCACGCTCACCGGCTACGACTTCGGCGGCCAGTACACCACCGGCAAGAAGGTCTGCGGCGCCACCGGCAGCGACCGCTGCGTCACCGGCTACTTCACCCGCTTCGTGGAGTTGTCCGACGCCTGGGACTACAGCCCCGACGCCCCGTCGATGGGGTCCTCGATCCTCCGACTGATCCGATAA
- a CDS encoding RcpC/CpaB family pilus assembly protein, whose translation MPVPEGLQEISVLLEPQRVLGGRVAAGDTVGVYLSQKLPSGEGQTSAVLHAVLVTQVQGAPAAPDADGETVATSSGVPAASLMLTLAVTAKDAETVVFGMEHGTLWLSLETEGDSTGGTRVIDPGNVYEGVAR comes from the coding sequence GTGCCGGTGCCCGAGGGGCTGCAGGAGATCAGCGTGCTGCTCGAGCCCCAGCGGGTCCTGGGCGGCCGCGTGGCCGCCGGCGACACCGTCGGCGTCTACCTCTCGCAGAAGCTGCCGAGCGGCGAGGGGCAGACCTCCGCGGTGCTGCACGCCGTCCTCGTCACCCAGGTGCAGGGCGCGCCCGCGGCGCCGGACGCGGACGGGGAGACCGTGGCCACGTCGTCCGGCGTCCCGGCCGCGAGCCTGATGCTCACGCTGGCCGTCACCGCCAAGGACGCCGAGACCGTCGTCTTCGGCATGGAGCACGGGACGCTCTGGCTGTCCCTGGAGACCGAGGGCGACTCGACGGGCGGCACGCGCGTGATCGACCCGGGCAACGTCTACGAAGGGGTGGCCCGATGA
- a CDS encoding Flp family type IVb pilin yields MLNPFATLVTLVSFAQDRLKREEKGATAVEYGLMVGLIAVVIIGAVTLLGEQLLALFEEITAAL; encoded by the coding sequence ATGCTCAACCCCTTCGCGACCCTCGTCACGCTCGTCTCCTTCGCTCAGGACCGCCTGAAGCGCGAGGAGAAGGGCGCCACCGCCGTCGAGTACGGCCTGATGGTCGGTCTCATCGCCGTCGTGATCATCGGCGCCGTGACGCTGCTCGGCGAGCAGCTGCTGGCCCTGTTCGAGGAGATCACCGCGGCTCTCTGA